The sequence CTGAGCCACCTAAAAGGTCTTCGAGTTTCATTAGCAGAGACATTGAACCCGTACGACCACCCACGCCACCGTTCCCCCCTCAAATGGACTATCCTCTCGCTATTTCCGAGTCATCAGCCCGAGTTAATCAATTTTCCCTTGGCTTAGACGACACCTGTGATAAACCCGCGCGACCACCGCTCCCACTGCTCATCCCAAGTAATTTATCGGATTGGAATTCACCTTTTTCAATTTATGAGATTTCACAGACTGTAGAACAGCAAAAAAGGGAAAGAAACTGTAATAGGGGAGGGAAAGAAAAAGGAGGACAGGGGGGAGTGTCATCGAAAGAGAACACATCGGCATTATTGCGTAATGAAGCTTACGACGGCGTCGAAATTGGCAATGACGCTAACAACATCGAGGCGTCTTGGTCGTACCCTGAAATAGCTTATGATCACAGCAACTCTGACTTAAGTGCCACGATGTCGGCGTCGCATCGAAAAATCTCAAGCTCAGATCTTTCAGACGGGCGGTTGTCGCTGGGAATAAGTGCGTGCGAATCACAACGTGTCCTATCGCTATCACCACAACAACGGTTTACTAGTGCTGTCGTTACAaccactactactactactgatactactactactactgcttCCGAGACTAATACAACAAGAGCTTTTGTTGAATATCGACGTAAGCCAGAGAGACACGAAGAGGTCGAAAGTTCGCGACCCTTCGGTAACCAAGTGTCTtgtgaaaagaataaaaaccTTGTCGAGGTTGAGGTAGACAAGGAAGAGGAAGAggaagtaaaagaaaaagaggAGGAGTCGGTGTTGGATGAAAAGAATCTACTTGAGACGCTAAAACTTAAAGGTGAAAAAccattcgaaaaaaaacgcTGTTCTGTTGATAGCATCAGTTTCAAGGTCAAGAGTGCGATTGAAGATCATAACGAGCACGACTGTGAACCCGAAAATCTTGGAGAGAGTGCGGGGAAAAGAAGGAACGAGACGGAGGAATTTAGAGTGAATACCGCGAGTGAGAGTGATAAAGCTGTAAGCGAGTGGGGGAATGATGGAGAAAGAGGAGCTGGCTATCAGCGGAGCAATGCGGTGCTATTGAGATATCAAGTGGACGTCGAGAATAACCAGAGTACGTCGGGTGAGTCAAGAGAGGCCGCTGGTGGCATCGCTGATGATACGCACACAACAACTGCTACCGTGGAATTTTTAAAGATCGACGACGACGCCGGTGGAGGACACGAGTCTTCCAGCACAGTCTCTACAAGCACCGTCAAGTACGTTCCCCCGGACACCTGTGACACAGATTTCGTTTTAGTGAACTCTGAAATCGCGAATAATCCGTCGGTTGATACTTTactcgataaaaatatttcaaaagctTCGTCTACTTGTGCTTATTCTTATTCTCCCTCctcttgttattttaattctctAGAATGTACCAATTCGCGTTCGCCAGTGAAAGATCTCTACTATGTTCCGCTTCATGAGACGTGTGATTATTCGAGTAAGCAAGAAAAATATCTCGATAGTCCAAGTTCGCTGACGGATCTCTGTATTAGAAAAATTCTGTCTATGCCTTACGGCATCCAAATAATCAACGAGATAACTCATccaaaattcaatatttccaCGGATTCCGAAAAAACTTTCGGAGATATAAAAAGTAGTGAACTGGAAGAAGTGGATCCAGCAggaaaagtttttgaaatgaTAAAGAGACGTCCGAAAAGTTGGATGGGTGTTCCGACGAGTGAAAATCCGCAGCTGCTGGTTTGCCTCTCACCATCCCAGCAGAAACTCAATACTAGTAGTCTACAACTACGCACAAGCGACGCGGACAAGCTTCTCGATCTAcacaaaaagtttttaaatcgCCGCAGCTATCACGAGACTACCGGGGATCATCGTCGCTGTGAATCGTTTACGATACCCAAGTATTATCGGGTGCAAGTTAACTCGAGTAAAGACTTGATCTCAAAGACTTGTGCAGCAGCCGAAGTGCCGGAAAAAGACGTGggttttaaagaaaataagctTAAAAGCAAGTGCAACGAGTGGAACCAATCTAATCGAGTTACTACCTCGTCATCTAACCGACTTCTCAAGATCATAAAAGAAAATCCTATAGCTACCCTCGACGACAACGACAACGACAACGAGCACGACAATGGCTACAAACACGAGCACGACCACCACGACTATTCTCTTCCTCCTACCAAGGACTCAGTCGCCTCAAATCCTCATAAAAATGTTAGACAAGATCGTACAAAAACTACACGGCTTTCAGACTGGTTAGCTCTCGCAAGAAATGACCCCACGGACTATTCCAAGTACCAAAAAATTTCCTCTTGTCATTTTACTGGTGAACGAGTTAGTTGTCAAGATAATCAGCAAGTAAGTGCATTTAGTCCAGTGAACCGTAGAGACcagaacaataaaaattcaaataataatgataataataataatcataaagaTGTTGATAACGATGGTTGTCATCCACGGGTCAACAGTGCATTGATAATCCGGTCAGCGGACGTTcctaatgaaataattaatactgcGTCATTGAACAAGAGTCCAATTACGTACAAGAGTGCGATAATAGACAAGTCAAGTGCCGTCGAGCATTGCAAACGCACTCCGTTGTTTTGTCGTGGTATTGATCCAGGACAGGTGAACCCTGCGTTGATTAATAACAACAAGCCGGAGACACCACCACGACCAAGTAGAATCCAACGTACAGTTGTCGACCGGTCCTGCATTGACACAACAAGTATCTTTGATCAAACGCCCCCGCGAAGCTATTTAGAGCCTCGCAGATATGATCCGGAAACTGAAGCACTTAAGCCTCGTCAAGCTATTAGCACTACTACCAGCGCCACTACTACTAGCATTGTAGGAAGGAAAATCCGAGAGGATGACAAAGAGAATAAGCACCAGCAGACAGTCGAGGAGAATCTAAAGCGATTTAGAACGGCTAAAGACATAAAGGACCTGGCTGATGGCCGCAGACGGTACTCACTACCACCAGAGCTCTTTGACAGACAGTTGGAGTACGTTGAACGGCTTGAGGATAAACTTAAAAAGGTTATACTGACGGAGAAAACGGAGACAAAGATGGAGGAGAAGGAGGTGAATAGAGTCTTTAAAGAATTTGACGAGGTGAAAACGGAAATGGCACTCGATGAGGATAAAAGTTCGCACGATAGAGCGCTAAAGGCGAGCGGGTGTTCAGAAATCGGTGATAATCGTAAAGAATCGTGGAAGAACGAGTCGAAAGTTGATGACAAAGGTCGTACCGAGTTTATGAAGAATGAGGGTCATCTCGAACAGTCGACGAGTGTTGAAGTCGGGAAGGACGGCGAGCGTATTGAAAAGTCGATACGGATGTTTGAAAATAAGGAAGAGTGCTggagaactttgaaaaatgaaaatgttgCCCGACAAAAGATTGGGAGAACTAAGTGTATAAGGTTCTTTGATAGAGAAGATGAACCTCAAGAGAAACTCCAAGAGAAAGAAGATGTGTTGAGTCAGAGTAGAGAGATCCAGAAAGATACGTATGAAGGGAAAATGTTTGAcgataataaaatgataaaacgCCAAGCGAGACCCAAGTCCATTTCAATTTTCCCAACTACTGACGAAACCCTACGCGGAAAAATGTACGATGAGTACAGAGATAAAGTGCTCGAGCGCGAGGAAAGAAAACATcagaaagttataaaaattagctCTCACGTCGACTTTGTAAAGCCGGAGAGTCcggatgataaaaataatcttgcCAATAACATGAGTAGCATTCAGAAGGAGTTTATCCAGAAGGCCAAAAATAGAATGAATAAGTTTGGTATCAATTTGGACGACAGTGAGACCGAAATTGTTCAAGAGCAGGATACTGAGACTTCTTCCACTTGTACTTATACTTCTGCTACTGCTACTAGAAAGACGGAGAGGAGCCAAAGCCAAATAATAACGAGTGAGGTCaaggagaaaaataaatgtgagTGTCGTGGCGATGAGAAAGCCAAGTGTCTTATCGATGGAAAAGAAATCAAAGACGTTGGGAAACTACCCAAGCATCTACAGGAATTTCTTGTGCTCGCTGATACTGaggatcatcatcatcatcataagcATAATCATCAGCGGCATCATGATCATCAGGACGGTGAGTCGTACGTGGAAAAATAGTTGGAA comes from Microplitis demolitor isolate Queensland-Clemson2020A chromosome 8, iyMicDemo2.1a, whole genome shotgun sequence and encodes:
- the LOC103578838 gene encoding uncharacterized protein LOC103578838, coding for MSASHRKISSSDLSDGRLSLGISACESQRVLSLSPQQRFTSAVVTTTTTTTDTTTTTASETNTTRAFVEYRRKPERHEEVESSRPFGNQVSCEKNKNLVEVEVDKEEEEEVKEKEEESVLDEKNLLETLKLKGEKPFEKKRCSVDSISFKVKSAIEDHNEHDCEPENLGESAGKRRNETEEFRVNTASESDKAVSEWGNDGERGAGYQRSNAVLLRYQVDVENNQSTSGESREAAGGIADDTHTTTATVEFLKIDDDAGGGHESSSTVSTSTVKYVPPDTCDTDFVLVNSEIANNPSVDTLLDKNISKASSTCAYSYSPSSCYFNSLECTNSRSPVKDLYYVPLHETCDYSSKQEKYLDSPSSLTDLCIRKILSMPYGIQIINEITHPKFNISTDSEKTFGDIKSSELEEVDPAGKVFEMIKRRPKSWMGVPTSENPQLLVCLSPSQQKLNTSSLQLRTSDADKLLDLHKKFLNRRSYHETTGDHRRCESFTIPKYYRVQVNSSKDLISKTCAAAEVPEKDVGFKENKLKSKCNEWNQSNRVTTSSSNRLLKIIKENPIATLDDNDNDNEHDNGYKHEHDHHDYSLPPTKDSVASNPHKNVRQDRTKTTRLSDWLALARNDPTDYSKYQKISSCHFTGERVSCQDNQQVSAFSPVNRRDQNNKNSNNNDNNNNHKDVDNDGCHPRVNSALIIRSADVPNEIINTASLNKSPITYKSAIIDKSSAVEHCKRTPLFCRGIDPGQVNPALINNNKPETPPRPSRIQRTVVDRSCIDTTSIFDQTPPRSYLEPRRYDPETEALKPRQAISTTTSATTTSIVGRKIREDDKENKHQQTVEENLKRFRTAKDIKDLADGRRRYSLPPELFDRQLEYVERLEDKLKKVILTEKTETKMEEKEVNRVFKEFDEVKTEMALDEDKSSHDRALKASGCSEIGDNRKESWKNESKVDDKGRTEFMKNEGHLEQSTSVEVGKDGERIEKSIRMFENKEECWRTLKNENVARQKIGRTKCIRFFDREDEPQEKLQEKEDVLSQSREIQKDTYEGKMFDDNKMIKRQARPKSISIFPTTDETLRGKMYDEYRDKVLEREERKHQKVIKISSHVDFVKPESPDDKNNLANNMSSIQKEFIQKAKNRMNKFGINLDDSETEIVQEQDTETSSTCTYTSATATRKTERSQSQIITSEVKEKNKCECRGDEKAKCLIDGKEIKDVGKLPKHLQEFLVLADTEDHHHHHKHNHQRHHDHQDGVWSPGSSSEPPSHKQQPSSPDRGKNTERDAGIPPVWTPSSAGASPVAERKEFRPVTFESPILGRRKKAQAEQLSQPPWKNEHHQQETENKNSTSSNGTATNSTSYNISPRIVNSHSVPSQGLNTLATTPRLPRAQNPTITLLQKAREGQLPKGAAYLTETASFKNNDTTEDIKYEKKPKEEEEDLRKMENPPRKIEGIGPTTKDGIPVALRSEVKDDNQAKWYKQMYDSLHRAGKDDDYVTIRYKPRRGFRYGHGSASGYLSEPEPRAYADKSATLDIRRRQRNKENDSTISTMPRKSALVKTTAEVYRNQPGRIENYQPGQSTIGEKETKEWWDEVMDIFDRPFDQHNPHTAKPYMSHALKESGYESDSTLIFRRRDDVSPLSPLEQRLAYKTVQKGGDVPLHGLRKLAPERPKEYSHAPPPPPPKSHLCRTEYQESPRRYVEGEVTIHYRSPVRAEAKEILSEEELARRSAENMRRVYQEERRRKYLQELHDIDSRRHTDNFIPSQKSPIPLNRYDDFVDDMSYRSRSQEQTPEPRLVARAMYNFVGQTSRELSFRRGDIILIRRQIDKNWYEGEHNAMIGLFPLNYVEVLPFEGMRSTPKKPYEGQARAKFNFIAQTNLELSLVKGELVVLTRRVDDNWFEGRIGSRKGIFPVTYVEVIMEPGQHRPETPVSSKPVASPAAHSMLSNGTASGKLSMGPHHYTPSIPVKTTSTEPQYISLPRIGVTERNKLHVAPVNETLHIDTHSDTLPYRALYNYRPQNEDELELKEGDTVFVMEKCDDGWFVGSSQRTGYFGTFPGNYVERL